The Setaria viridis chromosome 2, Setaria_viridis_v4.0, whole genome shotgun sequence DNA window GCTGTAGGGCTAAAGCTACGATTGTTAAAAGCAGTGGGGACATTGATCCGGGACGCGCATTTGCCTTTGGATTTCGGGGCTGCGTTTGCATAAACTTTTCCAATCGCGCTGTGGTTTTAGCCTGTGACAAATGGGGGCAGCTCACCTAATCCCCTTTTTAGTAGCCCGGTAGCAGCTGAATTCAGCATGTTATCCGCCATACTTACTCCCTAAGCATCTTGCCGCTTGTCCGTAGCGCGGGGAACGCTCCTAATCACAGACCGTCACCATTATGCACCTGATGGCTAATCGGCAGGTAAAGCTAGCTTGGTGATGACTAGCACTGGATTTGGACGCTTGGCCAAAACAATTAGACGTTATGGTTAAATTGTTGAAGTATAAAAGTGAATTGCTTGACTTCGTCAGTGGCTTTGTCGTTGACCCGTTGACCTGTTACCAGACAGAACTCGAGCCTCTGTTGGAGCCATGGCCCACTTACTGTTGAGCAGGATTAGCATTCCATCGGAGAGGTAAAAACAGAGTAGCAGCAGCAACTGCGGGTGATCACATCTGCCATTCCTGTGTGGCGACAGGCAGTGCCGACGAGTTCGAGACACTGGCTGGGGGTGCTTAACACGTGATGTGTCACGGGGCGTGGTCGGGCAAAGTGGTACGGGTGTTACTGTTACTGCGAGGGCGTCTAGCCGTCTACGAAGATCAGGATAGAAGTACATTCAGGCTGCGACAGGACGGGACACTAATCCAGCTCTGAATCCCATGCTGCTGCTCTGTGCTACGCCTATTTGCTCCGCATCAGACGGCTTCAGAAACTGACCCCCACGAGTTACGAAATGATCGAGAGATTCAAATTCAACCAGGTTTGTTTAGAATGCGGTAATGCGTGTGGTGGTATGTGTTTAGTGTGAAATTCCTGGAGATTACTATGTTGTTCGTTGCGCGTCGTAAATGGAATTCCTTAGCATGGTGGTGGATTCCATTGATGCGCATGCAGGAGCTGGTTGGTAAGCTCAGGACAGCGCAGTGATGGTGGGGAGGGGACTGACCGGAAGTCGGATTGGTCGGCGACGCGGTGCGCCTTCCAGCGCTTGATGGGCCAGCGGGAGAGCACGGCGTTGCCGTACTCGGGCGCCCAGCTCTCGGCGAAGACGTAGCGCATGCCGAGCCCCTCGGCGAGCTCCGACAGCGGCCGCAtcccgcgctcctcctccgcgcgcACGTTCTGCAGCCCGATGATGTCGGCGCGGGCCTCCCGCAGCACCTCCTCCACGCTCCGCCGTCTTGGggccgcctccgctgccgcctcccgcctctgctgctgctgctgcggcgtcCTCTTGCCGCGCCAGAGCCGGCTCCGCTCCAGGGAGATCTCGTTGTCCTGGAGGTTGATGGACACGCGCGCCTTGCTCGGCGACCGCGCCAGGCTCGCCGCCTGCGCCTTCAGGATCCCCTtgggccgccgcgcgccgccggggctGCCCGGCAGCGGgacgccagcgccagcgccgcgctCCGGCCCtgcccccgcgcccgctccaGCTGCCGGCGTCTCGGCGGCCACCGCGGGCGCCATGGAGAACATGGCCGCGTTGAACGTCGCCACGCGTATCGTCACCTCccgccctcctcccccgccagccgcgccgccgccgtcgccgcacccgcCGTTGCTGCTACACGGGGTGGCCTTGCTGGAGCCGAACCGTCGCACGGCGACGCGCGCCTTGGACGGCGGCGCCCCGCCGGCACCCCCGCCGtgccgacggcgccggcgcgggtgCAGGCAGTCGAAGCCGTCGAGGACGCGGCGCAGCATGTGTCCCGGCTAGCGTGGCGCTCCCAGGCCGGCCGGCAGGCCGCCGCGGCGATCGACGGGTGCAGCAGGCAGCACTCCGCGCGCGCCCCTGGCCTTGCTCGCTCGCGTCGCGTGCGCGCGCGCCCAGTGGCTTTTTGGCCCGCGAGCCCGCGCCCGCGCGTAATATATCGCGCCACGCGCACGGCAACGGCTGCGCGGGCGGGACGCGGGGGGCGGCGACACCGACGGCTCTGGTTTTGCTTCGGCTGCGGGCTAGCGGTGGTTACACGGGGAACGCTGGGTTTTTCCGGGGGTATTCGGGAGCATGCGTGTACGTCCGCGCGTCGGCGTCTGTGCGGCTGCGACTGCGTGTGAGATCGGCTTGCTTGTTGTGGTACTGTCGTTTCTTGTACCCATGCACACACCTACCATTCAGTGGTATCTTGGTGTATTCTACTACTGTCTGGCTGCTGATACATCGTACGTCGTCACGCAACAAATTAAATCTGAAAAAAGGAAATTAGTGTACAGTAGTGGCTACAGTTTAGTTCAAGGTTTGGCGGCAAAAGAATCGAAACATACGGTGGTGCGAAAGGCAACGCATCTTGCCATCACAGTTGCAACGCCAAACCTTTTTCAGCGGCGACGCTGCTCAAAGATAATGCCCGGAACCCACCACCTGCACAGCGCATCCGCCATGCTCTTTTTGGAAGGGGCGATCAAGCAAGCGCACAACGCAACTGGCGCCTCCAACTCCAACCACCCCACGCGCACCAGAATTCACCactcccatccatccatccatccatcatccCCCAAAACCCTCTTGCAAACGGACGTACAGGTAGGATCCATATGCGTCGCGCGCCTGCGCTGCCGCTTTCGGTTTCGGAGCGTCAGGACGCTAGCTGATCCGGTGATCCCCCGTACCACTGCCACTGCACGCCTGCCGGCCTTTTCTCCGGTCACGAGAAGCGTCGCGCGAACGGACGTACAGATCGATCACGAGCCGAGCAGACGCTGGCAATGGCATCCGTGTCCtcgtcggagtcgacgtcgTCATTTCCGCAGGCGGTtgtgcggcgacggcgaggcggttAGCGCCTGACGCTGACACAAGCTGATCTCGAAGGCGATCTCGCTGAGGTCGAAGGACCGTGGTCTCTGACAGGTCTCGTACTCTACTCGCTCAGGTTATAGAGtaactgaaagtctgaaacccAACACTAGCAAAGTGTAGGAGTAACCCAGTTCCTAGAATTTTCATGTTGGAGCTAGCCTCACACAGGGCCGGGGCTGACGTTGACCCCAACCACCTACCACCAGCTTCTCCTCTGAAGCAAACGCAAAGCTTGCCGTGTTCCGATCTCCCTCTGCAACTTTGCATGCATGGCCGGTAGGTGCCATGGCGCGGTCAGATCACACGAGCTTTTCTCCCCACTCGCCTTTCCCCGGAGCATCGGGATCGGTAGTTTACAAAAGACTCATCGCAACCTCGTTGTCTGCGTTTCTTTGGTGACAAGGCTAGTTGCCCGCGTTTCTGAATCCCATGGAACGACCCCCCGAGGCTCGCTTTCCATGCTGGATTGCGTCTGCTCTCTGCTGCTTTCGAACGAAAACCGAGTCGATCGGCTAGATAGGTTGGCTCCCTTTTCAGACATAATCAGAAGCTAAGGATTAAAGTTCAGTTCATCAGTGCCAGTGCCAATCATCGAGCCGCCGCGACCCTTCAGGCTTCACAGAGGCTTCTTCCTCGTCGTCATAATTAACTCGGCGGGCTTAGCTTTCTGCACCGAATCATGGCGATTGGCGATGTATCTATTCTATTTCTAATGCATCCAGCAGCACACAAAATCCCGGCACAAACCAGGACCCGGACCAGCTCCCGCGGCCTTTAATCTACGACGAAAGGCAATTACGACCATGAGGGAGAAAAGCGGAGGAACAGCTAGCGAAAGCGAAAGAACCTCGCGTTGCATTGTCTCAGCAAGGTCCTCGTCGTCATGGCGAAAACGATGCGTGCAACGGACACGAGGAAGATGACAAGCGGGACGAGACGAGGCGAGCATGTGGAGAAGCTACGACGACGGCGTCAGGAAAGGCACCCACCAAAAGGCGAGCGATTCACGTACACGCTCTAGTGGCCCGCGTGGACGATCGCGCAAAACTGCGCGCAGCGCCACCCTGTCCCTCACTTCGCCGCCCGGCTGAGGGGCAGACTGCAGCGAGCCGCCCCCACCGTCCACCACCGACGCCGTCGCGACTCGCGACGACAGGGCGGGGCAGCATCCAGCAACAAGCCGGAAGCAGCTTGGTCAGGCTCGATCTGATTGATCTCTGGGATGCAGTGGGCAAAGTCTCTGGCCTTGTTGTTGAATCATGGGTTTGGATTTGGTGGTGTGGCCAGTGTGCGTCAGGACGCACTCGGTTTCGGTGAGAGGAAATTCAGAGGCTGGGCACTGAAAATTGCCTGCTCGATGTGACGATGATGTTGTTCAGGAATCAGGACCATGCCTTCCAAGAAGCCAAGAATGCAGTCACGCAGTGACGAGGGCATTGTGAATCCCAACACGATTTCAGATCGCCATAGTTGCACAGATAATTAACTAGTGCGAGCTGCTTGTCAGGAATTATTGGTGAGCTGAATCAGCGTCGTCACATCTCAGCATCCACCAGCTGCGCGGCCGGCCAGATTTGAGGGACGCGTACATGTCAAATCAGGGTAGGCATTATTTCGTGGATCAGGTCTACTTAATCCCCTAACCAAAGATTATTCCGTGGATCAGGTCTACTGGAAACATTGTTAATGCCTTTCATGGCAAAGCAGTCGTCCTAACCAAAGATGCTGTGGGATCTTCCATTCCTTTTGGAACCAGAaggttatgttttttttttcaaaatatagTATAGACACAGGCGCTCAACGCACACACAACCCTATCCCTATGAACGTATTCGAGAAACTAAATTAGCAATCTTGGGCTGCTAAAATCATCACGAGCACCTCACTATCGACGAGCATATAACCTACCGCTGAAAGGAGTAGCGCCGATTAACTTCTGGAATAAATTCGTAAAAATGCTATCCTTATTTTTAAGTCACAACCATATGGAATTATAACACGTTACTTCattcgtttcaaattatagtgtACTTCAGTTCTGTCATAACTTCTAAGTCAAACATTTCTACCTTTAGCCgagtttatagaaaaaaatatcaatATCTAAAATATTAAATTAGTTTCATTAAATCCACCACAAAATAGTTTTGATAGTGCATTCATCTAGTCTTGTAGAGAatcaatatatttttctataaactatAAACTTAGTTAAAGTTAGAGAAATTTAATAGTTACAGATAACTTCGTGTCAAGAGACATGTTAATGCATATTGATTTAACCGGGAAGACCAGCAGGTCGACTACCGCTGAGTAGGGATGTGAATGCATATTGGTGGACTAATATAGCACTCTTGTACCCATCTTCGTAACATTTTGCTGTAAATTATCGTGACTCTCATCTCATCCTAGCAGGGTCTGGGCGCGAGAGGAGAGCTACAATCCATCACCACATGTTAATATCTCAGGTGAGATAGGATAGGGGAAATGTATTTATAAAAATACAAATTTGATTGAGGCTCCTATAGATTTCATTCACGTTATTTCCTGAGGTGAGGTATGGAAATTATTTTGGATTGGGGAAatctaagtttttttttgagggggattTGGGGAAATCTAAGTGTCGAGGCGATTTCTGAATCGGAATAGGCTGGCAGGCCGAGTTGCGCACGGGCCCCCAGTTTGGCCCATTTATCAGGGGAGCGCGAGCGCGACCCACCCCACAGGGCCTAGAAGGCTAGAAAGAGAGAGTTGCCCGGCGCGGCGCCTCGGCGACGAGGACAACCCCCGGGCTTTTGCTTTGcggtggagacggcggcggggccgatGGCGCCGGGGAGGAAGAGCGGCCGCAAAGGGGAC harbors:
- the LOC117842646 gene encoding uncharacterized protein isoform X2, producing the protein MLRRVLDGFDCLHPRRRRRHGGGAGGAPPSKARVAVRRFGSSKATPCSSNGGCGDGGGAAGGGGGREVTIRVATFNAAMFSMAPAVAAETPAAGAGAGAGPERGAGAGVPLPGSPGGARRPKGILKAQAASLARSPSKARVSINLQDNEISLERSRLWRGKRTPQQQQQRREAAAEAAPRRRSVEEVLREARADIIGLQNVRAEEERGMRPLSELAEGLGMRYVFAESWAPEYGNAVLSRWPIKRWKAHRVADQSDFRNVLRATIEVPEAGEINFHCTHLDHLDEGWRMKQVDAIIRSGDGPHILAGGLNALDGTDYSAERWADIVKYYEEIGKPTPKVEVMKYLKGKQYVDAKDFAGECEAVVVVAKGQGDLQVRHEGGLHPGIAELPLQVRARILLGHLFQRNIGSSHR
- the LOC117842646 gene encoding uncharacterized protein isoform X1 translates to MLRRVLDGFDCLHPRRRRRHGGGAGGAPPSKARVAVRRFGSSKATPCSSNGGCGDGGGAAGGGGGREVTIRVATFNAAMFSMAPAVAAETPAAGAGAGAGPERGAGAGVPLPGSPGGARRPKGILKAQAASLARSPSKARVSINLQDNEISLERSRLWRGKRTPQQQQQRREAAAEAAPRRRSVEEVLREARADIIGLQNVRAEEERGMRPLSELAEGLGMRYVFAESWAPEYGNAVLSRWPIKRWKAHRVADQSDFRNVLRATIEVPEAGEINFHCTHLDHLDEGWRMKQVDAIIRSGDGPHILAGGLNALDGTDYSAERWADIVKYYEEIGKPTPKVEVMKYLKGKQYVDAKDFAGECEAVVVVAKGQDVQGTCKYGTRVDYILASPSSPYKFVPGSYSVISSKGTSDHHIVRVDVTIPQVKETDTETVNRKQRVLRVNKKSSRKGIWGAK